CCAGAATGAGCTACCAGACACCACTGGGATAAGAACTTCCATTAAGAGAATAAGCAAGATCTCAGTTGGAATGACAAACCGCAGATACAAGGTGTCCTCCCGggggtttgggaaccactgctataCACTACATGAGCAAAAACAAGCCTAACCTTACTAGAAACTGAATGTACCACATGTCAAGTGCTATAGTAAGAATTATTAAACCCCATGGTCACCAACAAGTGGTGAAATACTGCAAGGACCATTACACCAGTCATACAAAAAAATTGCCATATGAGAGAGTCTTAAATTGAAAGCCATTAACTTATGTAGAATGAATTGGAATAGCAAAACTGGAAAAGCACAGATGGCAttggtttttgtttcaaaaGGAAGTGGCACAATATTTTTCCAACCATGcatcataatgaatgcagaagtTAAGGTCAAAATGTAAAGTATTTCATACATCAAAACAATGCTCACTATGTTGGTcccaatacatacattttgagtAATTGGCAAGGAGTTGGGGGGGAGGTTAAGTTTTTGATGCTTTGGTTTCATGTCCTTTGTTTAAGACATTTCTGCTGCAAAGAGTGTCAAAGGAATACTCATGGAGGAAAGAATCTATATAAATAAAGGGAGTTAGGCAAATGTTGGGTAATCACCCCCATTTTATTTTGACCGCTTTAAAAGACAGGGACAAACCATGTTAGAAAACAATTATCAAAAATTACATGTCCAGCCTCATCCTCCTATATGAGGACATACACCCTGACATGAAGATCCCcaagagcaaaataaaaactgtacaatAAGAAAAATCACAAAATGAGTGTTGAAAATCATCGTCTCTTCTGGAAAATATTTCCTCTTCCCATCCCACCACGGCCTCGACCTCGCGCAGCCACTGAAGAAAAGAAATATAAAGTCAGATGAAAGCAGAAAGTACCTTTTAGAGAACTTACTGACTCGGGAAATAGTTTGACAATCTAATTACGAATCAAAAAATATTCAAAACTCTTCAAACGGGATTATCGCTGGACAGCAATGCTCCACTGCTCTGAACAGCTGTACGCTGAAATGGAGCCAGACTTGCGACCTACCTTGGGCTTTGAGAATGGCGGCTTTCCCTCTCCCAGCTCCAGAGccctggtttttgtttttcatgctcTTCAACATGGGCGCATTCTTCAACATGTCCGGCAATATAAGGAACCTGATCTTGCTCCCACGGATGTAGACCTGTTCCAGCTGAGCCACACGGCCATCTCTGTAGGTCACCGTGATATTAGACATCTGGAAGAGAAGGGATCCCACAAGTGATGAGTGGTGTAAAAACACAATGGGCATTTCCGTGCTAAAACCGTCTTAAAATACTGCATACATGATCAACTAAGGGTCTCGGAAAAGAAAAGTTTACCTGGCAATTCATGTTGTCCTCTGCCTCTATGAGTTTTCCTCGGTACACTTCTCCGGTGTTGGTTTCACAGGTAACAATGTGACCCTCCGCCTCATGGAGGACTTTAATAGGCACGCCGATGGACATCTTCACTGCAGTTTCTGCAAAATCATCAAGAACATTAGCAACTTGTGTAGAACTGCGACACTTGCACGGCATTATCCATTGACCCAAAAACGAGAAGATGCATCTAAACAAGTCACTGGCTTTTTCACGTTTGCAAAGAAAATGTAACAGTTCaggtatacacacacagtaaaggAAGGCGTACAAACCTTTCGTTGGATAACATGATCGAAATAAACCCAAGCAgaccagtgcaatacagtacacacatgcCCGCCCCCAACCTGACCGGATTTAGCGTACAGAGCGTCATAACGCAAATGAACAGGTTTGCGTTGACACGGCCTTTACATCTCGCCCTGTTAAACACCATCGCATAATTAAACACGAAGATTAAGGATTGAACAAGCCCACACGGTTCAATATAACGGATGCTTATTCAAAGAAGTGGAGGGAAAAACGGCAAGTTAGCTGGTTAAATTAATGGCTGAAAACGAGCACACAACCCCATTCATCGCCTACATGCTTTAATCGAATACTTTTATTATCCGAGATTGCGTACTAGTGCTCAAATGGGCACCTGAAACAGTagtattttaatcattttaaacacGTACCTTTCCCAACGTAGATATGAATTCTGTGTAATTTATCTCCGGTCCTAGTCCTCCCGGCTTAAACTGAACAACAGCGTGCAGGAAAAGTCCGCCTCGGCAACCGACTTTGTACGTTTCCGACGCCCCACAATGCAACGCGCTACAGGAAGTCACGCAATGGTTCCGGGTTGCACAGCGCGTCGTCATATTGTGATGCATTATGGGAGTTGTTGGTTATTAAACCAAATAAGATCAAGGAGAATCAAAAGACTTTTACACGAACCCGATTAGCCTTCGTTCCACTTGTCGTATCCATACATAGTAAAGCACAACGCAAATCGTTAGTCTGAAAGGATATGGATTGGAAATGCAGGCTACAATATAAGTGACGACAAGATCATATTATTGCCTGTTACTTGCTTTACGTGTGATTTAAAACCATAATCAAAGAACCTGGGTAGGGGGCAGTGTAGGCGAAacgagtgtttttttttttttaacaaaaatcgAAAGAGGAAGTTGCGCATCTCACCGGGAGCCCGACGGCAGTCGAGAGCAGCCCTAGCAGGCGACCGAAATAAGGTCGTGACTATGGATCTAAACATTGTCGCACAACAGACAGGACGGAGCCCGTAGTAAAACCAGTGTTTCCCCTTAAAGCACGAAGTTTGTAGGAACCTTACAGGATTGATCAGAATTGGAAAAATACAGCACAGAATGACAGGTAAGCTAAAGTATACCGGCTCCACATCTCTCCTGAACTCTGTTGTTAGTGACGTACTTGTCAGCGTTCCTCACTGTGCTGCTGAATGCCACTAGAAATCATCATGTGTAAAGGTTAATAAACAGCAATTATATAACTGGCAATGGCTGCATAttactaatttaattatttactacACGCAGTTGTTTCAAATAAAGCAACATTGATTAGTTTGATTCATGTGCACAAGTTGGGCTGTGCTGTGAGACGGAATCGAATAACCTTGTTCGATTCGAATGCTACACCCTAATTGCATCTCGGGAAGGTTCCCTTTAAATGACCGTATTTACCTGTTCTGGGCTCTACAGTGAAACAGGTGACCGAGAACGAATGCTTGTCGGTGGATGgcaagtttgtgtgtgtgcaccagTGTGTGCATCTGCTACTGaagtttgaaaaagaaaaacaagaaaatcccTCATGATCAGACAGAAGTTCAGAGGTTCTTGCAAAAATGATATTGACAATGCCACAATTCTGCATTACATTACACACGATTGTAGTCAAATACCACATATTTTTTTCCGTTctctctgtttttttaaatcgtaGATGATGCTGTTCAACTAAAAGTACCTGTCATTCGGCAGCTGTATCACTGGGACTGTGGACTGGCCTGCTCTAGGATGGTTCTCAAGTAAGTGAAACAGTAGCCGTTCACCTGAGGTATACATGTGTGTCCATAGCTTCAACCTATgtgtactgcactatacttagtgttaatgtactgttttGTAGTGAGTTGTTCATAAAGAGtagattaaaatttaaaatgaaactcaGATTCCGTTTTCTACCTGAGCATTTGGCCTCAAGGATGATTTGCATTACTAACAAATTCCTGAGCAAATATCTTGTATCTGCATTGCATGTATGTGAAAACTACACAGCTGCAAAGTCTGTCAATCAAATCAGAGCTTCCAACATTCCCCCTGCTAAACTTTtgatcagtttattttattgaaactgTGCTAGTTAGGATCATGCATGCATGAATTGTAgaccattttgtttatttaattatcaaaCACGTTTCCAGAAGGACGGTACCCGAAGCAGAAGTTAATAACCGTTCATGTTTCACTTTACAGTAACCTTCACAATATGGGAAAGCTTTCTTGAGTGAAAGTGATGTCCTGTAGTTGATCTGTAAATTAATTCATCACATAGGACAGCAAATAAGGTTACTTTGTTTAGATGGCCCTGATGTCTGTTGGGTAGGTATCTCCATCCAGTGAGTGAAGAGGAGTTTCAGAATGCCTGCTGGGAGCTGAAGCTGACGGAGAGTGTGTGGACTATTGACCTGGCCTACCTCATGAGCCACCTGGGAGTGAGGCACCGATTCTGCACCCAGACCCTTGGAGTGGACAAGGGCTATAGAAACCAGGTAGGCTGACACCCCCTCTGAGCTGATAGTGTGCAGAGCTTGTGTGAGCCTCTGTCAATCCAAGGAGAGCAGGCAAATGGGCTATTTTAGGCATTTCCTCCAAACAAAGTTTAGCCATTTCCCTCATTTTATCAAGGAAGCAGAACAGAGAGTTCTAAACTCGGATTGAAACATATGTTAGAAATCTTAATTCTCCAATTTGTGAACAATATGTCAACTTTAATCTGtgactgtttatatatatatatatatatatacattttactgaTTTAAGTAGTTTCCTGTTCTTTACCAGCAGCTCTCTGAAGGCATAGATTAACACTTTTGTTTTGTCCATACGAATTAAGGAACTGACATCTTATTTTTTCTCTGCATTCTTAGTCATTTTACAAAAAGCATTTTGATACCGAAGAGGACCGAGTGAACGAGCTTTTTAACAAGGCGGAGAGCAACGGAGTAGTGGTGAATAAATGGTATGACattctgaattattatttttttctccccattaTATTCTCTTTGGTGGCTTTCAGCAAAACAAACTCAAATTCTCATTAACCTCTTGGCATGCCAATACCCTGTTTCCACTACCACTTTCAAGCAGCACGAGTTCCAACTTAAGTAGCACAATTTagacagcatttatttttttcccccttgaaGTACATAGATTGGCAGCCCAATGCAATCCAGTCTGCTTTTTATGTCAGCCCAGAAATCTATGATGTGGAAATAAGGTACTCCCAATTAGATGAGAGAAAGGTGGGTACTGTTTTGTGTCTGCATGCAGAGTTGAGGAGCACCAAAGAGGAC
This sequence is a window from Amia ocellicauda isolate fAmiCal2 chromosome 17, fAmiCal2.hap1, whole genome shotgun sequence. Protein-coding genes within it:
- the gucd1 gene encoding protein GUCD1, whose product is MTDDAVQLKVPVIRQLYHWDCGLACSRMVLKYLHPVSEEEFQNACWELKLTESVWTIDLAYLMSHLGVRHRFCTQTLGVDKGYRNQSFYKKHFDTEEDRVNELFNKAESNGVVVNKCSVTMQEIQNHLAEGHVAIVLVNAVLLVCEHCSTPVKYCCFLPVGQKCFCRKPDYQGHFVVVCGFSNTTDSIFYNNPAYSDRVCCTSISNFEEARMSYGTDEDILFVYKES
- the LOC136713200 gene encoding small nuclear ribonucleoprotein Sm D3, which produces MSIGVPIKVLHEAEGHIVTCETNTGEVYRGKLIEAEDNMNCQMSNITVTYRDGRVAQLEQVYIRGSKIRFLILPDMLKNAPMLKSMKNKNQGSGAGRGKAAILKAQVAARGRGRGGMGRGNIFQKRR